Within Halalkalibaculum roseum, the genomic segment CCAAAGAACTACAATCGTATTTTCACGGAGGCCCAATTCTTCAAGTTTATCCATCAGTTTACCTACCTGGGTATCAATGTAGGATACGGCTGCCATATACCCGTGGATCAATTCTTTTTGTTTTGATTCAGCCAGGTGTAGACTGTCATCTAAGGCAGGTCGGATATCAGAATAACTGCGCAGCTCCCCAAAATTGTGATATGCTATTTTGGGACCATTCACGGACTTCTTTTGCCATGAACTCAGCTCAATATTTTCGCGATCATACAAGTCCCAGTATTTTTTGGGAGCAATAAACGGCAAATGAGGTTTTTTAAAACCAACCGCCAGGAAGAATGGTTTTTCTTCAGCAGATAGTTCATCTAACAAGGCCATTCCCCGTTTTGCATGTAATCCATCCAGGTATGCATCATCCGACACATCAAGCATTTCGGTGGACGGTTTTATACGATCTAAGGCATAACTTTTTTGCTTTCTCTTTTTATGAATTCCTTTTTGAGCAGCAGCTTCCATATAGTGTGAAGCCCTGGCCTTCGTCTCTGCTGACTGATAATGCACAAAAGGGTCTCCGTACTCTCCCGGATAATCGGGCATATTACTGTTGAACGGTATGGACCAAGATCTCCTGTCATATCCGTTACCAACCGTACTGCGATCAAAAACTTTTCCGACACCGGTCGTGATGTAGCCCTGTTTCTTAAAATATTGTGGAAGGGTCACTACGTCCGGATTGTGTTCCCTGATCTGCACATGAAGTCTCCACACTTTAGTCTGATCGGGTCTAAGCCCTGTCAACAGACTGGCTCGTGATGGGCCACATACTGCCTCCTGGGTATGATTATTTAAAAAGGTCACCCCTTCTTCTGCAAGCCTATCCATTTGAGGTGTTTGGATTTGCTCATTCCCGTAAGCCCCTATCAACGGTTTTAAATCATCTACCGCTATAAATAAAATATTCGGTGGATCATCCGTAGCAGCTTGCATTGCTGACAAAGAGCCTGATCCAGCCAAAAAGAGCCCGACAATAAAAATGATGAACTTGCTAATGGCATTATCCATGACCAAAGTCATTTGTTTTTTAATCCTATATTTCATTCAGTCTTATTCCCAAAATCAGTATCTGTAATCATGCGATACTCCTCTAAGGATTTATCATCTTTGTAGGTTTCTTGCAGTCCATTGAGTCTCTGTTTTAACTCCTCAATCTTATCCTGATATTGAGGCTCATTTATCAGGTTTTTGAGTTCGTCTGGATCTTTTTCTAAGTCATAAAACTCCCACTCGTCGATGCTATAGTAAAAGTGAGCCAGCTTATAGCGCTGTGTCCTAATGCCATAATGTGGCTGGACGTGATGCCAAAACGGCCACTCGTAATAGTGGTAATACATGGATTGTCGCCAATCTTCCGGGGTATTACCCATAGCATTTGAAGCAAAACTTCGTCCCTGTACTTCATCCGGTGTAGATATACCGGCAAAATCCAACAGGGTTGGGGCGAAATCAATATTGGTTATGATATCGTTGTTTTCGGTACCTGCTTTCAATTTTTCCGGATATCGTACCAAAAATGGCATACGCAGCGATTCCTCGTAAATGAATCGTTTGTCAAAAAAGCCATGATCACCCAGGTAAAACCCTTGGTCGGATGTATAAACGACGATGGTGTTATCGGTCAATCCCTGCTTATCCAGGTAATCCAATACACGCCCTACATTGTCATCAACTGATTTTACCGTGGCAAGATAATCTTTAATGTAGCGCTGGTATTTCCACTTTTTTGCCTCCTCATCCGACATGTCGGGATTTGGTTTTACCACTTCACCAGGCTCATTACCATACCAGAGCCAATCTCTTAACGCTTGCCCTTCCAGTGAATCAGGGGGATCCATCTTCATATCCTTGCGGTTGAGGTAATGCATGGTCATCCAGGTATCACCCGCTGTATTCTCTCTGCCTTCATAATCATCATTAAAAGTATCCGGATAGGGCATCTCAATATCCTCCCACAGGTCTTCGTATTTTTTGTCCGGTTCCCAAGCTCTATGAGGGGCCTTATATTGTAGTAACATCATAAATGGCTGATCCTCATTACGCTGCTCTTGCAACCATTCAAGTGCAAAATCGGTACTTAGATTCGTTGCATAGCCCTGTTCTTTTATTTCTTTACCATTCTCGTTGTATAACGGATCCCAATAAAAACCCTGTTGGCCGGCACCTTCATGGTATTTGAAGTTATCAAACCCTTTGGGCTCGGATCCCAAATGCCACTTGCCAAACAATGCTGTTTGGTACCCCCCATTTTGAAATTCCTGGGGAAAAGTCCATTGTGATGCATCAAACTTACCACCGCTCTGATTCTTATAATAGCCATGCAGGTTGGCGTATTTACCCGTTAAAATACTGGCACGACTTGGCCCGCAAATAGCATTGGTTGCAAATACATTATTGAATTTTACCCCCTCCTTCGCCAGTCTATCAATATTAGGAGTTGGAGCCAAGTCATCATAAATGCCGCCATATGCTGAAATTGCGTGAGCGGCATGGTCATCAGCCATTATGTAGATGATATTCGGACGGTCAGTAGTTGAACCATTGTCTTCCTGGCTGGTGCAGGAGTACAGCAAAAATAACGCTAAGAACAGGATTACATTTTTTCTCAAATTCATCAGATTCAGTGAATTATTTATTTAGTGTTAAAAGTTTTTTGTATGAGATCCTCATCTCGGGATGATCCTCCTACCATCAGGCTAAACTCACCCGGTTCAACGACGTAGTTCAAATTTCGATCAAATAATCCCAGATCATCATAGGAAATGGTGAATGTCACCGTCTTGGCTTCGCCCTTTTCCAAGGTCAACCGTTGATACCCTTTCAATTCTTTAACAGGTTGCGTTACCGAAGCATATTTATCTTGGATGTAAAGCTGCGCTATTTCTTGGCCCTTCCGGTTTCCAGTATTGGTAATATCCACCGAAACCTCCAGGGTATCTCCTTTCTCCAGAGTAGCATCAGCGATTGATAGATCACTGTATTCAAAAGTGGTATAACTCAGTCCATAGCCAAAATGGAATAGTGGTCCTGTTTCGTCCAGCACATAATGGTGAAAATACTGTGACGGTTTATGGTTATACACTTGCATGATTTGCCCCACATTTCTGGGAAACGTAATTGGAAGCTTCCCACTAGGATTCACTTCACCAAATAAAATTTCTGCTAATGCCTGCCCTCCCTTCGCTCCGGGTTCCCAAGCCTCGATCAAGGCCGGCACATTTTCCGAAATCCATTCTACTCCTAGCGGACGACCGTTGACCAAGACTACAACCACTGGCTTGCCGGATTTTTTCAATTCTTTGATATACCTAAGTTGATCACCATGTAATTTTACGGTAGAGGCATCACGGTTTTCCCCACTGGTTTTCCATCGGTACTGGTAGCGCAGAGAATTTTCTCCAACCACCGCTACCGTGAGATCAGCTTTGGCAGCTTTTTGCCGAGCTTCTTCAAATTTGTTTTCGCTCAGTTTAGATTTGATATGTCCATATTCCAGGAACTCAACATTAGCTTCAGGAACTACTTTACGAATGCCTTCAAAAACAGTGGTGATGTTATCTTCAGGTTGTTCCAACACCCAGTCTCCCAGTATGCTCTGGTTATTAGCATTGGGGCCCGTTACCAGTATGTTATCATACTTATTCTTACCCAAGGGAAGGAGTCCATCATTCTTAAGTAAGACGATTGACTCGTGGGCGGCCTCAAGAGCTGTTTCTTGATGCTGGTCGGTAAATATTGCATTCTCAAATTGATCCTCATCTACGAAAGGATCTTCAAACAGCCCCAACCGAAATTTTGCTTCTAATATTCGTCTGGCCGACTTATTAATCCGTTCTTCAGAAATTACGCCCTCTTCCACCAGCTCAACAACTTTTGGAGTGAATCCCGGACCATGCATATGCATATCCATGCCCGCTTCTATAGTCTGGCGAAAAGCATCTTTATACGTTGGCGCAACCCGGTGTAAATCTTTAAGTCGTTCAATATCCATCCAGTCACTAACCACGAAACCATTAAAACCATACTCCTCACGAAATAAATTTTCCAGCAACCATTTATTCGCATGTGCCGGTACACCGTTGATCTCGTTATGAGAAGCCATTGCGGTATATACACCCGCTTCAATTGCAGCCTTAAAAGGCGGCAGAAATACTTCGCGAAGGGAGTGATCCGATATATCGGCAGGTGCTGCATTTAAACCATTGACAGATTCACCGCCACCAATTGCATGCTTAGCATTCGCAATCACGTTATCAGTGAAATCAGAATCTGTACCTTGAAGTCCTTGAATTAACTTCACTCCAAAATCTGATACCAGTTTCGGATCTTCACCAAAGGTTTCGCCAACTCTCCCCCATCGTGGATCTCGAGCTACTTCGATGTTAGGAGAAAATGTCCACTGAGCTCCCATGGCACGCATCTCTTTTGCAGTCTGCCGGCCAATCGTTTTAACAAGAGTCGTATCCCAAGTACTGGCTAAACTTATAGGTGAAGGATATACCGTGGCGCCACGATTCAAGCCATTGCCGTGAATTGCATCTATCCCTATCAACAAAGGTATCTGTAAACGGCTTTCCTGAGCTAACTCCTGCAGATGATTGGCTTCTTCTATTGTTGTAACATGAAGAAAGGATCCGATCTTACCCTCTCTAACCATTTGGGCTACTTCACTGGAATGTAGATTTTCATAAAAACCCTGAGCATCGTTATTTGCCAGCTCTTCAGCCGACAAATTTTGCTCTGCTTTTTTCATATGCTCAAGGCCTACAAATTGAGCCATTTGAGCAACTTTTTCTTCCAGAGTCATTTTATTTAAAAGGTTATCAACACGATCCTCTATCGGTAATTTTGGGTTAGTATAATCCCTATTCTGTGTAGTACAACTTGCACACAAAAAAAGGGTCAAAATTAAAATTATGTACCTATCCAGAGAGTTCAATTGTTTACTAAACTTGATTTTGAATGACCAATTTTCAGATACCGATGAACACAGTAAGCTATAGTTGTTGAATAAATGGAGTACGTCAATATGAGCTTTAAAAAAAGCAGGGCCATCTCAGGCCCTGCATAAAGCCCTAAGGGGTAACTATATTCGAGCTTTTTAGGATACTTACTGGTTTGAATTAATAACCAGGGTTTTGATCAGAAGGTGTAATAGCCGGATTTGCATTTATTTCGTTTGCAGGAATAGGGAACAGCATATTTTTTTCGCTTTCAGGGAAAACAAAATCCAGATCAGTGTTATTTGGATTGTTATTATGTTTCCTTATTACGTTTTCCAGGAAGTAATCGTAACCCCTCCGTCGCACATCAAACCAGGTTTGTGCCTCCCCGATTAACTCAAAGACTCGCTCCTGCATGATTCTTTCACGAAATTCATCTTGAGTCATTCCCGACCAATCAGCTGGATCCGGTGAATCGGAAACTCCGTCACCGTCAATATCTCGAGCTCTGGCTAATACTTGATTTACATATTGGTAGGCATTTGAAGGCCCGTTCAATTCATTTTCAATTTCTGCCAGGAGTAACAAGTGGTCAGCATATCGAAGATAAGGTAAGTTAATATTTACAAGCTTAGAATTTGATATACCGGGCACATGCCATTTTTGTAAACCGGGCCATCCTCTTTTATCTCTGTTATTTACCGGATATAAATCTAATTCCTTGGGACCTTTGTTTCGATATTTAATGTAAGATGAATCAGCATAGCTAATACCCATCCTAGGATCCTCAGGATACATTTGAATATGAGTATCGTAAACCTCCTTATTGATCTTTACGCGTTCCCTGGTATTGGTATTTGGATAGTAACGTCTTAGCATTGTTTCCAATACCATTCGTAATGAAATTTCCCTATTCAATTGAATCTCAAAAATACTTTCAACCGAATTTTCTTTCATGGGGTGCCAGAGTTCACTATAACTACTCACCAAATCATACGGTCCTTCATTGTAAACCGTAATGGCATTATCATATGCATCCTGCCAATATTGGGAACTATTGTCATTTCCTGCCATCGTCACGTAAACTTTTGCAAGCAGAGCGTGTGCTGCATATTTGTTAGGACGACCTGTACGTTGCTCTGAAGGATCATGCATCAGTGACTTAGCATTTTCCAAATCCGATATAATGGCGTTATATACTTCTTCAACCGGTGTTCTAGGTATGGCTAAGGTTTCTGTCGTTGTTGGCTCAAGAGTTAAAGGTACTGCACCCCACATCCTTACCAGGTTGAAATAGGTTACCGCTCTTAAAAAGTATACTTCTCCTAAAATTGGATCCTTTTCAGATGGATCGAGATTTGACTCATTAAGGTTTTTAATAACGTCGTTTGCCCGATTTATCATGCGGTACATATCAGACCACATTTTACCAAGGAACTTGCCGTTAGGTAAAGGATTTAGTTGATATAAATCTTTACTTGCACCGTGATCCCCATAAAACTTCCCCGAATGCATCATTAATACTATAGGATAACTCCTAGTGGAGTAATGGTACCCTATCATAGCACCATAGACACCTGTTAATGCTGCCTGTGCGCCTTCTTCACTAGAATAAAGGTTTGTTTCATTCAGAAAAGTACTCGGATTTTCAGTTATCATATCCGTGCACGAAGGAGCCGTTAGAATTATTATGGCTATAAAAATTGATGTAATTGAGCGTTTCATGATAATCAAATCTCTAAAATTAGAATTTTAGGTTGACGCCAAAAATTATGGACTTCATTTTCGGGTATGTGTTGTAATCAACACCAATTCTGGTACCGTCCCAAGGGAAAGCATTTACCTCTGGATCCCAGCCACTGTAGTCCGTTATTGTTACCAGGTTATTACCAGTTGTATAGACATTTAGACCCCGAAGAAAACTGATTTTTGATACAGGAACATTGTAGGAAAGGGTTACATTAGATAGTCTAATAAAACTGCCATCTTCTACGATAAAATCAGGAAAGTCGCCACGGTAGGTATAACCAATACGTGGATAAGCACCGTCTTGATTATCGGGTCGCCATGCATCATAATATGCTTCCGAACGAATATTCTCTGCATTACCCTCTGCATAGGCTTCCCTGAGTAAGTTACCATTGGCAATATCAAAGTTTTGGATAGCATCGATATAAAAATCGAGGCTAATATTCTTGTAGGTAATTGAAGAATTGATACCAAATGAGTAATCAGGATTCGGATCTCCGATTATTGTTTTGTCATTTGGGTCTATGTTACCATCTCCATTTCTATCAATATATTTTATATCACCAGCCTGTGCTGTAATTCCTTGGTAAGTGGGTGCATTTTGAGCTTCCTCTTGAGTCTGTATTATACCATCAGTTTGATACCCCCAGAATACTCCAACCGGTTGTCCAACTGCAAATATGTTTGCAGGTGTTTTAAAATAACTACCACCAGAAACTTCACTGCCTAAAAATGCTTCGAGTTCTCTACCACCGAAATCACCTGTTGATAAACCTAAATCCAGGATTTCATTCCGATTAAAAGAAATGTTACCACCAACGTTAATTGTAAAATCTTTTTTCTGAATTACATTACCATTGAGCGCTAACTCTACACCTTTATTTGCGATGGAACCTCGATTTACAAAAAAGTTGTCAAATCCACTTGAAGGACCTAAGCTAATACGTTGTAAAAGGTCTTTGGTCTCTTTGTAATAGATATCAAGACTACCATTCAACTGATTATTCCAGAATCCGAAATCTATACCCGCATTATACTGCGTTGTAGTTTCCCAGGTAAGATCTTCATTTGCCAGTGAACTTAGAGCAGCTCCCGCTTCAAGACTGTTTGATGCATCCGGATAGGGTGCATAATTGTACGGTGTCAACGTTTGATAGGGCTGTAATGACTGACTGCCTGTAATACCCCAACCTGCCCTAATTTTTAATTCGGAAAATAAATCGAGGTCTTTGATAAACTGCTCGTTACCAGCTCGCCATGCAACCGCAAAAGAAGGGAAAAAGCCCCACTTATTTCCTTCTGTGAATTTACTGGATCCGTCAGCTCTTAGTGATGCTGTGACTAAATAATTGTTATAAAGACGATAATTCAAACGGGCCAGTCCAGATAGAACAGAGATTCTTCTATTTTCCTTCTCGTATGGGAATACACTATTAGCAAAACCAATACCATCTGCCCGCAAAGCTTCAGAGAAGAAATCATGTCCTTCAACAGATGCATCTTTTTTAATTCTACGATCAAAAGTTCCAACTAAAGTGGCTCTTAAGTTATGGTTTTCACCCAGATCTCCATTGAATCGAAGAATACTGTCAATATTATAGCCAAAGTAATCAAGAGTAGAATTCGCGGCTAAACCATTTACTTCTTCACCAACAAAGAGTTCGGTTCCATACCAGGTTTTTCTCGTTTTATTTCTAACTGTTCCACCTAAGCGTAAGATGTAGTTAAAGTTACTACTTATGTCATAGTTTGCTTTAAGCCCTCCAATAAAACGTGTTTCCTCAGAGAGGTCATCATACCCTTGCAGCCATGCTCTTGGTCCTTCTAATTCAAGGTCATATTCCTGATCCTCTTGAAAGTTATCTAACAACGGTGCTTTTCCTAACATCTGGCGTATGATACTGAAACGTGTACCACCTCCGGCATTTGAGCCCTGGGTCTGGTCATTTTTTCTGAACATACCCGTTAACCGAGTACTTATCTGTAAATTGTCACCCACATCTCGGTCAAGGTTTAGACGAAAGTCCCCCTGTTGTAAACCCGTATTCTCAACGATTCCTTCTTGTTTGTTATAACCAGCTGCAAAAAAGTAATTAGTTTTCTCAAGAGCACCAGTAATGCTAATTCTATGTTGTTGACTTACTGATGTCCTAAGAATGTCATCCTGCCAATTAATTGGTGTTGCAACAGGAGCTAAAGAATCAGCACCTCCATCCCTGTCATAGGGTTGAATATTACCATCATCTCTGATGTAATATGCATCACCAAAACCTTGCAATTGGTTATACTCATTTTGATATCTGGCATACCCTAAGGGGTCAAGCATTGGCATATCATTTGATACGCGACCTAACTCAGTAGATCCATTATATTCAACATTTGTTCTACCCTGTTGCCCTGTTTTAGTGGTAATTAAGACAACTCCATTAGCTCCCCTTGATCCATAAATTGCTGTAGCTGAAGCATCCTTTAATATTTGAATATCCTTAATATCATTTGGATTTATCCCAGTGAGTGCATCTTGGGGTGCTTGTTCCGTGCCAAATTCACCAGTACCACTCTTCATTTGGTCAGTTGATGAATTCATAATAACACCATCAACTACATATAGAGGCTGATTGTCCCCACGCAATGAACTAACACCCCGAATATTTACATCAACAGTACTACCAGGTTGACCACTTGTAGTTTTTACTACAACTCCAGCTGCTTTTCCTTGCAAAAGAGATGATACGCTATTATGCCGGTTGGCTTCATTTTGATTTACTGATACAGAACTAACTGATCCGGTAACATCAGATCTAGTACTACTCCCATAGCCAACTACTACTAGTTCTTCACCACTTAAAGTCTGTTGTTGTAATGAAACATCCACTTGAGATCTACCTTCAATAGGTACCTCAAGTTTTTGATATCCTATATATGAAAACACCAAGGTATCTTGAGGTGAAGAAGTTTCTAATGAATACCTGCCTTCCAGATTTGTTGCTACTCCGTTTGTTGTACCTTTTACAACTACATTAACTCCAATTAGTGCTTCTCCACTTTCTGCATCAGTTACTATACCATCAACACGATGGATTATTGGTGTTTCACTAGTAAACCTCTCGTCATTTTTACTAAAAATGGCATAAGTCTTAGGATTGAGATTTTTAAACTCAATTCCTTGCCCAGTGAATAAGGTACTTAGAGCTTGATCAACTTTTGGAGGTAACTCATAAGGTCTCGTCACTTTTTTATCAGTTATAACGTCAGTATGGTAAAGAAATACGACCTTATATTGCTTTTCAAAAATTTTAAGAGCTTCTGTAAAAGTCATCCCTCGTTCAATTTGCACTTTCTGATGACTTTGTTGCTCTACCTTCATCAAAGAACTCAATCTTTGAGCTTCTGTAGGACTATTCCATAAAATTAGTCCAAGAATAACCAGGCAAACTTTAAAGATTCGTTCCTTTAGGAAATTCATAATTGAGTAGTTTTATCTATTAACAGTATAGTTTTCCGTATGTATTATCATTCAGCAGGGGATCCTATATAAATGATATTACTATCCGGTAG encodes:
- a CDS encoding RagB/SusD family nutrient uptake outer membrane protein, whose amino-acid sequence is MKRSITSIFIAIIILTAPSCTDMITENPSTFLNETNLYSSEEGAQAALTGVYGAMIGYHYSTRSYPIVLMMHSGKFYGDHGASKDLYQLNPLPNGKFLGKMWSDMYRMINRANDVIKNLNESNLDPSEKDPILGEVYFLRAVTYFNLVRMWGAVPLTLEPTTTETLAIPRTPVEEVYNAIISDLENAKSLMHDPSEQRTGRPNKYAAHALLAKVYVTMAGNDNSSQYWQDAYDNAITVYNEGPYDLVSSYSELWHPMKENSVESIFEIQLNREISLRMVLETMLRRYYPNTNTRERVKINKEVYDTHIQMYPEDPRMGISYADSSYIKYRNKGPKELDLYPVNNRDKRGWPGLQKWHVPGISNSKLVNINLPYLRYADHLLLLAEIENELNGPSNAYQYVNQVLARARDIDGDGVSDSPDPADWSGMTQDEFRERIMQERVFELIGEAQTWFDVRRRGYDYFLENVIRKHNNNPNNTDLDFVFPESEKNMLFPIPANEINANPAITPSDQNPGY
- a CDS encoding sulfatase; translated protein: MKYRIKKQMTLVMDNAISKFIIFIVGLFLAGSGSLSAMQAATDDPPNILFIAVDDLKPLIGAYGNEQIQTPQMDRLAEEGVTFLNNHTQEAVCGPSRASLLTGLRPDQTKVWRLHVQIREHNPDVVTLPQYFKKQGYITTGVGKVFDRSTVGNGYDRRSWSIPFNSNMPDYPGEYGDPFVHYQSAETKARASHYMEAAAQKGIHKKRKQKSYALDRIKPSTEMLDVSDDAYLDGLHAKRGMALLDELSAEEKPFFLAVGFKKPHLPFIAPKKYWDLYDRENIELSSWQKKSVNGPKIAYHNFGELRSYSDIRPALDDSLHLAESKQKELIHGYMAAVSYIDTQVGKLMDKLEELGLRENTIVVLW
- a CDS encoding glycoside hydrolase family 3 N-terminal domain-containing protein; this translates as MDRYIILILTLFLCASCTTQNRDYTNPKLPIEDRVDNLLNKMTLEEKVAQMAQFVGLEHMKKAEQNLSAEELANNDAQGFYENLHSSEVAQMVREGKIGSFLHVTTIEEANHLQELAQESRLQIPLLIGIDAIHGNGLNRGATVYPSPISLASTWDTTLVKTIGRQTAKEMRAMGAQWTFSPNIEVARDPRWGRVGETFGEDPKLVSDFGVKLIQGLQGTDSDFTDNVIANAKHAIGGGESVNGLNAAPADISDHSLREVFLPPFKAAIEAGVYTAMASHNEINGVPAHANKWLLENLFREEYGFNGFVVSDWMDIERLKDLHRVAPTYKDAFRQTIEAGMDMHMHGPGFTPKVVELVEEGVISEERINKSARRILEAKFRLGLFEDPFVDEDQFENAIFTDQHQETALEAAHESIVLLKNDGLLPLGKNKYDNILVTGPNANNQSILGDWVLEQPEDNITTVFEGIRKVVPEANVEFLEYGHIKSKLSENKFEEARQKAAKADLTVAVVGENSLRYQYRWKTSGENRDASTVKLHGDQLRYIKELKKSGKPVVVVLVNGRPLGVEWISENVPALIEAWEPGAKGGQALAEILFGEVNPSGKLPITFPRNVGQIMQVYNHKPSQYFHHYVLDETGPLFHFGYGLSYTTFEYSDLSIADATLEKGDTLEVSVDITNTGNRKGQEIAQLYIQDKYASVTQPVKELKGYQRLTLEKGEAKTVTFTISYDDLGLFDRNLNYVVEPGEFSLMVGGSSRDEDLIQKTFNTK
- a CDS encoding sulfatase family protein gives rise to the protein MNLRKNVILFLALFLLYSCTSQEDNGSTTDRPNIIYIMADDHAAHAISAYGGIYDDLAPTPNIDRLAKEGVKFNNVFATNAICGPSRASILTGKYANLHGYYKNQSGGKFDASQWTFPQEFQNGGYQTALFGKWHLGSEPKGFDNFKYHEGAGQQGFYWDPLYNENGKEIKEQGYATNLSTDFALEWLQEQRNEDQPFMMLLQYKAPHRAWEPDKKYEDLWEDIEMPYPDTFNDDYEGRENTAGDTWMTMHYLNRKDMKMDPPDSLEGQALRDWLWYGNEPGEVVKPNPDMSDEEAKKWKYQRYIKDYLATVKSVDDNVGRVLDYLDKQGLTDNTIVVYTSDQGFYLGDHGFFDKRFIYEESLRMPFLVRYPEKLKAGTENNDIITNIDFAPTLLDFAGISTPDEVQGRSFASNAMGNTPEDWRQSMYYHYYEWPFWHHVQPHYGIRTQRYKLAHFYYSIDEWEFYDLEKDPDELKNLINEPQYQDKIEELKQRLNGLQETYKDDKSLEEYRMITDTDFGNKTE
- a CDS encoding SusC/RagA family TonB-linked outer membrane protein, which encodes MNFLKERIFKVCLVILGLILWNSPTEAQRLSSLMKVEQQSHQKVQIERGMTFTEALKIFEKQYKVVFLYHTDVITDKKVTRPYELPPKVDQALSTLFTGQGIEFKNLNPKTYAIFSKNDERFTSETPIIHRVDGIVTDAESGEALIGVNVVVKGTTNGVATNLEGRYSLETSSPQDTLVFSYIGYQKLEVPIEGRSQVDVSLQQQTLSGEELVVVGYGSSTRSDVTGSVSSVSVNQNEANRHNSVSSLLQGKAAGVVVKTTSGQPGSTVDVNIRGVSSLRGDNQPLYVVDGVIMNSSTDQMKSGTGEFGTEQAPQDALTGINPNDIKDIQILKDASATAIYGSRGANGVVLITTKTGQQGRTNVEYNGSTELGRVSNDMPMLDPLGYARYQNEYNQLQGFGDAYYIRDDGNIQPYDRDGGADSLAPVATPINWQDDILRTSVSQQHRISITGALEKTNYFFAAGYNKQEGIVENTGLQQGDFRLNLDRDVGDNLQISTRLTGMFRKNDQTQGSNAGGGTRFSIIRQMLGKAPLLDNFQEDQEYDLELEGPRAWLQGYDDLSEETRFIGGLKANYDISSNFNYILRLGGTVRNKTRKTWYGTELFVGEEVNGLAANSTLDYFGYNIDSILRFNGDLGENHNLRATLVGTFDRRIKKDASVEGHDFFSEALRADGIGFANSVFPYEKENRRISVLSGLARLNYRLYNNYLVTASLRADGSSKFTEGNKWGFFPSFAVAWRAGNEQFIKDLDLFSELKIRAGWGITGSQSLQPYQTLTPYNYAPYPDASNSLEAGAALSSLANEDLTWETTTQYNAGIDFGFWNNQLNGSLDIYYKETKDLLQRISLGPSSGFDNFFVNRGSIANKGVELALNGNVIQKKDFTINVGGNISFNRNEILDLGLSTGDFGGRELEAFLGSEVSGGSYFKTPANIFAVGQPVGVFWGYQTDGIIQTQEEAQNAPTYQGITAQAGDIKYIDRNGDGNIDPNDKTIIGDPNPDYSFGINSSITYKNISLDFYIDAIQNFDIANGNLLREAYAEGNAENIRSEAYYDAWRPDNQDGAYPRIGYTYRGDFPDFIVEDGSFIRLSNVTLSYNVPVSKISFLRGLNVYTTGNNLVTITDYSGWDPEVNAFPWDGTRIGVDYNTYPKMKSIIFGVNLKF